The region TCATAGCTCCACTAGGTTGCAGTGGTACAGCACCGAACGAGGGTTGAGACGGAGCATTTGACTGAGGAAAGGAGGGATGGTTCGGATAGTATGGAAACTGCTGCGGATTGCCCTGCGTAGGGACAGGGTAACCCGGATTGTGCTGCATTGGAAAGCCGGAAGCGTTGGGGTCCATTGCCGTTTCGCGTTCAGGAGACTTAGAGACGCAAATacgataataataatagcgCTTTTAATGGTAAATGACAGGGAGGTTAATTTAGGAATTCCCAGTTTCTCTTGCGATGGGCCAAATCCAACTCGACATCCACGCGCAGGCGGCCAAGCAATCGCAAAGACCACGAAACCGTTTCGCTGGAGGGTTTCCAGTAAAGATTGCAGGAAAAACAAAGTCGAGCCCCGACGAAGCAAATAATTGTGATTGGTTGCCAGAAGGAGCGGTGGTGTCGAAAAGAATGAATCGGGTTGATAGAAGGAGATCGGGGCAAAAGAGATTTGCTGGTCGATCAGTCTTCGGCCGTTTGGGCGGAGAGGCTAATGCAATGGGTTTCCTTGGGCCGTGGAGGCAGAGAATATGGATAATCAAGATGAGATTCAAATCATGTTATTGAGAATAATGTACAAGCTGGTCCGATTTCCTGAGCAATGAGGATGGagtcgagaagaggaagaagagatgcCGACGGGGAGCCAGATCAGGTGCTCGCCTTGTAATTCAGGGAGTCATTACCAGTACGATACCTGAACTTTGCTCATAAATTCTTCGAATAACGATAATATTACACAACCGAGACGTTTAATTTACGTATCATACGTTCATCACGGGCCTCTCGGGCAGCTTACCTGGACctcgcctcagcctcaactGGAAGTTcgtctcttcttcctctgtttaccttctccagcctcttTGCTCCCTGCAGCCATATACAATCATAGGTAGATCTCCAGTTCCACATTCGTCGTGTATTCTCCAGTCTCACGGCTTTCAGACGGCGCTCAACACAATTCCCATATCGGTAGACATCGCTGTACTTGGTTCAGCCCGCCACGCTACAGAGGTACGCCCATCTGAACAATTTACTCCAAACGGAGCACTGCTCAAGAGACATGGTCCAACGGAGGCGGGCGAGTACTTTTGCCCAACCGGCATTGGTCCGGCTGGTCCACTTAGTGTGACAGGTATACAAGTCGAAAAGCCGCATCCATGGCTGTGGCCCCGGGGAACAACCTATACCTCCGATCAATCGCGTGCCAATCATTTACCGGGACGTTTCCTATCCGAATAGTTTATTCCTGACTGGTTGGTAATTGGCTGCAAATTATACAGCCCTGTACCCAAGATGCAGTCCTTGTCCCTCAGAATCGGGTCGCTTTCGCCTCGAGGATCGAGAACATAAGGCTTCTGATTCCATTGAGAAGGCAGGTCTGCCACTGAACCTTCTGGTTCTTTagctttttgttttgttttgatTAACATGACCAGTCAGATGTTCCCCCAGTGGGCCTATACAAATTCTCATACATCCAATATCGACAGATCAGGCCCTGCCACGGAACACTGAAACAATGAATGTGCCGCTGGGTTGTCCCGTTGCGGTATGCAAATATGTTTCTCTCAGCTGGTAAGAGGCGCAACAAGCCCACACAAGATCAACGGGGGCTTCGATTCTCAACTGAGCCTCCTTTCAGCTCCAGTTGCCAGCCGGTCAATGGGGACCAAGTAACGAACAATAAGCGAGCTAACAAAAGCCACTGCTGATAGGCCCTTTCGTCCTTACTGAAAGGAATAAGCTTTGGTGTCTTTTATCGGCCGAGAACGCTTCCAGCATACAGAGCTTTGTCCGGGATTGACTGAGAGCTACCGTATGTTGTCTTCACACATTTTCTCAACCCTCAACCATGTGGATGGCCAGCCTCGCGGATGtcacttcttcttccgaacCACTAGCCGGATGCCGGAAGCCCAAAAGGGACAGTCTGAAGCCTGACCCAGAGTTCGCGGATATATTCCGGGGAGGGTCGGCTGAAGATTTGATTGTCATTCTCGATTCCTCTCATGTTCATGAACTATTTTAGCACTCTCAGATTGGGGCAAAACAAACATGGATCAATGACCTGACCCACATACGAAGCACAAGTCGACGCCTAGAGACCGACACATCAGGTATGGGAAACTTTATCCGACAAATAATTTGCCCAGAGGACCATCGAGAGAAAATAATCCACTAAAGTGATTCAATCCAGCGTTAACCGCACTTTATTTGTCACAAATGGTCTCTTGAGACTAGACTCGTATGCTCTTCGATGCCGACCAGGGTACAGGAACAAGTCCGCCTTGCTCGAGATCGCTTGAGAGCGTGCAATGATAAGGTTACCATCGATACATGCGGGTGCCCTATGGGAAGCATGCTATCCCATATTCCAAACCGCAGCCAAGATGACGTGCTCTTGAATCCCACTGTGGAGGTTAGTGAGTTGACTAGATTATAACAGACCGAAATAAAGTCAGCTCTCCACAGGTGTCAACTTCCGGTAGATCATCACTGCAGATGTAAAAATAAGGATACGGAAGTGCGTTAGACTGGAACATATGGGGCATCGAAGTTCCATGATCCTGGTCAATGTCGCCTGCCCCGAAGCCACGCTATTGAAAAAAGCTTCCTTCACCGAGGTTTTCCGTGTCGGAGTGAGAAAATTCTCCAGTTGTAGGTTCTCATAACCGATAATATCAATATTTTGTATGCACCATTTCGGGAAAGAACCAACCCAAAGGTTATCCACCTGCGTGGGCTGCATGCAACTGTCTATCAGTGCTGGGATGCATGTTTGAATATCCGATAACGTGCGGATACAAAGCACTAATAGTGGGCCAGAGGATTCAACAtttgtttttgctttttatattctaCCCTAAAGGTTGGGTTCTGTCGCCTCTTAAGACGAAGGCTCCCATATCCTCTCTCCCAGTCCCCCATTCACAATCACACCAGGAGCTCGCGAGCATATTTTTCGACTTGCATAGTACCATTACTACCAACGAATGCTCACCTGAGGGAATTTACTCTACACACTGTGTCATTAACTCTTTATCCAGGACGGTCTAGGTACCCTCTATGGTATGCCGCCACAATTACACCACAAAATATCAACAAAATCTAACTCAATGTTTAGTCGGGCACCTCAGTCTCGATGGATGGGCCCTTGGATAACTTAGGGTCTCACCATTTCGCATTGCTCTACATCGATGAAAGTGGCAAGCTGCGCTTCGACGCCTCTTCATCAGTTGCGAATGATTGCCACAGCATACTGTCACCTGAGGTAACTCATTCATTCTTGAAGGCAGTTGCTGTGTCTGAAGATGGGATGAAGCTTGCCAGTAAGTATTCTGATGTCAAATCTCCTTGGATGGTGGTTGATTGTGACAGATTCTTCCGAAGCCAATTATGAAGCCCAGAGTGGGAGAAGCGCATCCTCCCCGGATTCGCCGGGGACCCCTAACTTCAGCCGCAGATCCTCTATGTAAGCTCTCAGCTCCGTCAAGTCTGTCCCAAGAGACATCTAACAAAGATTAGTTCCCAGCTTATTGACAACAACCAGAAACGAAAGCGGGCATCGCACGAGTATGTGCTACCGATGAGCATAACATGCTACCCGCAAACACTACTTTCGATTAGGAACCAAGGTCTTCTTCGAAAGTATTATGAAAAAGCGTTTGACAGTCTACAGCAGACCAACTGTCGCATTTTAGCAAAAGCCTATATCAAGCTTGTGGAGCCACGAAAACAAGTTAACTACCCGTACAATGGCCGCAAAAACATTGCCGGTGTCCCCAACCAATTTGACCCTGAAGAGACAAAACCCGGCTGGTGGCCAGCTGGCGTTATCCATCGCGAGCCAGATCACCTCCGGAAACCAGGTATGCTATTCCAGTGATGTCCCATCCAAAAGCTATACTGATCTTGTCAGAGAGAATCCGCCTCCTTGTGCACATTTTGTGTGAACTCCGCGAGAGTCACTCGATCTGTGTCGAGAACCTCAAAGAAGCAGACCAGTCCATCCGTCGCCAGATCGCACCCATAGAGCGTCTTCAAGTGCTAGATGAAATCTATCGGGTCcgtggagaagaagaacggtACCTCAATGGTAACTCTGGTATGTCTGGCCTACGCTCATATTGCAGAAGCATCATCGACTGACCTTTTCAAAGACGGGCAAGCAGTTGTAAGCGTCTCTCGCGTACATCTTCCCGACATGGCAGATTCCCAAGCATCGCTTTATTCGCCTGCTGGCTCTATTCACGGATCCGACAACACGTCTCGTGACGATGTACCCGACCTGGAGTCTCACACCTCTGTGTTCCCGTCCTCAAACATCTCCATTGGCAATACATCATTCAACCGGCAGCAAGTTGAAGCGACTTCAAACGCCGTCCCTCCAGTCTCCATTCCTCCGAGCGCCATCCCTGGAGCCCCAACTACATGGGACGCATGCCATCCCTCAATACCAGTATCAACGTCACTGCCACCAATCAATCCCGCCATGAAGCATTCCCATTCAGATCCGGCCGCAGCCCATTACAGCCTTGACTTTTCTACATCGATCTTCCCGCACCACGAGCCGATACCAGCCTTCGCTATGCAATCATTTCCCATAGAGCCGTACGCGAACCTGAATCCTCATATGGCCTCTCATATCCCCCACCAGAGTAGCGAGCATCAAAATCCACCGCAAACTCACGCCACGGTCATGCCCCTTGTGCGTACCCCAGGGCCTAACTTAAGCGGCTGTCCTCCTCCTTACTACTTTGACTACTGAGTTCTCTTTTCCCCCACCTCGTGTACAATATCTATACTGTCTTTTCTTATGCGAGCCTTGGTTTTGAGCGTGGACTGGAGCATTTCCGGGAGTTGTTATATGTTTTCATCTGTTTGCGTCTGTTTATTTCTCACTGTCGTTTTTGCGTATAGCGTTTCGGGTTCTGGAGGGAGTTTTCTGGGAGCATATTCTATAATTGTGGACGAAAAGTTGTGTTttactatatagataaagataatcATCATAATCGCTAATTTCTAATGATACATCTCACCACAGTCGACATTCGAAGTTTGTGGACTGAACATCTTATATTGCCAATAAAcagataaataaataaaacaTTTCATAAGAAATCCATATACTATTAACATGTAGCCCCGGCCATCATTTCTGCTCCGTATTATCCATGTATTGCATAATTCcctatataagtatagataaATTCCAGGTCACATCTCCTGGCATAACCCTATACGTACCCCCAGAGACATACATCACCCGTGCCTTTTCCGCCACATTGGAATTCGATCATCCGTACCACTATATCTAACAATTATATCTCATTTGCCAGTCCTGGttaattctatatttgtAGCCATCGACGATAACCCTCCATTTGTCTGGGTGGTCGAGTGAGCCACCGAACCCCCTAGTGGATTCTCCGCGTTTGTAGCAGCCATCCATGATGGTCTGCGCGCCGTCGGCGATGTTGTTGTATGATGGGAGTGACCGGGTCTTGGTAGCCTATTTTTGATTCAGAGTTAgacttgtttcttttcttttcttttctttttttctgccaTGAAATATTCGTAAAAATAAAGCAGGGGTGGGGAAGTTAGGGTTGCTAGATATAGAGTACTCACATCATTACACCAAAGGATCGCATCCCCCCATGAACAACTAACACGCTCACACTTCCCTGCAGCAAGCGTAGGTTTCCCGTCAACTCCACGGAGATGCGAAATCCCCTCTTTGATACGGTCAACCGAGGCGTCGTTAGCGTCATCGTTCGACACGCAGCTGA is a window of Aspergillus puulaauensis MK2 DNA, chromosome 4, nearly complete sequence DNA encoding:
- a CDS encoding DUF2841 domain-containing protein (COG:S;~EggNog:ENOG410PSMP;~InterPro:IPR021264;~PFAM:PF11001); the encoded protein is MSGTSVSMDGPLDNLGSHHFALLYIDESGKLRFDASSSVANDCHSILSPEVTHSFLKAVAVSEDGMKLANSSEANYEAQSGRSASSPDSPGTPNFSRRSSISQLIDNNQKRKRASHEYVLPMSITCYPQTLLSIRNQGLLRKYYEKAFDSLQQTNCRILAKAYIKLVEPRKQVNYPYNGRKNIAGVPNQFDPEETKPGWWPAGVIHREPDHLRKPERIRLLVHILCELRESHSICVENLKEADQSIRRQIAPIERLQVLDEIYRVRGEEERYLNGNSDGQAVVSVSRVHLPDMADSQASLYSPAGSIHGSDNTSRDDVPDLESHTSVFPSSNISIGNTSFNRQQVEATSNAVPPVSIPPSAIPGAPTTWDACHPSIPVSTSLPPINPAMKHSHSDPAAAHYSLDFSTSIFPHHEPIPAFAMQSFPIEPYANLNPHMASHIPHQSSEHQNPPQTHATVMPLVRTPGPNLSGCPPPYYFDY
- a CDS encoding uncharacterized protein (COG:S;~EggNog:ENOG410PSME;~SECRETED:SignalP(1-21)); amino-acid sequence: MFRFIVTTFLALLALTASASAIPALPGANPGDPISTFRTKAYPDGPDLILNGTAAGVYAQLKEINPNFDEDFKGVPTVMDVISTTSDHFDPVSELETHTLSKRHSLSCVSNDDANDASVDRIKEGISHLRGVDGKPTLAAGKCERVSCSWGDAILWCNDATKTRSLPSYNNIADGAQTIMDGCYKRGESTRGFGGSLDHPDKWRVIVDGYKYRINQDWQMRYNC